In Rhizorhabdus phycosphaerae, the genomic stretch CAGGGGTCCGCATCCTGCTGGCACGGCCGAACGAGATCGTGCGCGAGATATTGGCGATCAGCCGCTACGATAAGTTATTCGGAGTCACCGACACGGTCGAGGCCGCGCTGACCGCCTGACCTGTCATCCGGGGGGATGCGATGCTGGTTCGTTTCTGGGGGACACGAGGCTCTCTGGCGGTCGCGCAGACCGCGACCTCGATCCGCGACAAGATTGCCGGCGCGCTCGTCGCCGCGCAGGGCAGGCGCTTTGCCGACAAGGCGGAAGCGCTGGCCTTCGTGGAGGGCGAACTCGATTTCGCGGCGGGCGCGACCTATGGCGGCGCCACCACCTGCATCGAGATCGAGACCGATGCCGGCGACGGTTCCTTTCTCCTGTGCGACTTCGGGACCGGCGCGCGGGAGTTCGGGATAAACGCGTTCGGGCGCATGGCTGCGGGCCACAAGCGCGAGTTCAACATCTTCATGTCCCATCTCCATTGGGACCATATCGGCGGCTTTCCCTTCTTCGGACCAGCCTTCGACCCCGCTTCGCGCATCGTGATTCACTCGGGCCATCCCGATGCCGAGCAGGCCTTCCGCCGGCAGCAGGAGGAGATCAGCTTTCCGGTCGCCTTCGACTGGCTGCGCGCGAAGATCGAGTTCCGTACGCTGGTGCCGGGCGAGACCTATGCGATCGGCGGCGTACAGGTCGAGATGATGGAGCAGAATCACAGCCACAGGAGCTTCGGTTATCGCTTCACCGACGCCGCTGGAAAGACGGCCATCTTCTCCACCGACAGCGAGCACAAGATCGAGGCCATGGAGGATGAGGAAGAGGTCGCCCGCTTCTTCCGCGAGGCCGATCTCGTGATCTGCGACACGATGTACTCGCTGGCCGATGCGGTCTCGATGAAAGAGGACTGGGGCCACAGCTCCAATATCGTTGCGATCGACATCTGCCATCAGGCAGCCGCGCGACGCCTTGCGCTCTTCCACCACGAGCCCGTCTACAGCGATGCGGACATCGAGCGGATGCACAAAGAGAGCATCCGCTATGAGGAATTGACCCGCCGCGACCAGCCGCTCGAGGTGCTGTGCGCCTATGACGGGCTCGAGGTGAAGCTCTGACCGCCTCACCCCGCCGTCGGGTCTGGCTGGCGGGTCTTGCCGGACTGATCTTCGCGGTCTTCACAACCGCCCTCGCGGGCCCGGAACTGCGCACTTCGCTGTTCGACCTGTGGCAGCGCCTGTCTCCGCGCGACCTTTCCGCCTCGCCGGTGCGGGTCGTGATGATCGATTCGGAAAGCCTTGAGGCGATCGGTCCCTGGCCGTGGCCCCGCTATCACATCGCCCGGCTTGTCGAGGAGATCGCGGCTCGCAAGCCGGCTGCGATCGGTCTCGACATGCTCTTTCCTGAGCCGGACCGCATCCGGCCCGACATCTTCGCGGCCTTCTACCCCGAACTCGGCGGGCCTGCCCGCGCCGAGGTCCTTGCTCTCCCGTCGATGGATGGCCTGTTCGGTCAGGTGGTCGCCCACGCGCCGGTCATACTCGGCCGGGCAGCGACGCCTGCCGCCGGCAGCGATCCGGCCGGCCTGGTGGTGGACCCGGTCATCAAGGGCGACCCCCCCGCCGATCTCGCGGCGCAGCCGCGCGCGGTCGCGAACATTGGGCCGCTGGAGCAGGCGGCGCTCGGCCATGGCCTTCTCAACGGCCCGCCCGATCGGGACGGCACCGTCCGCTCCGTTCCCCTGCTGATGCGCGTCGGCGCACGGCCCATGCCCGGCTTCGCTGTCGAGGTCGCCCGCGTCGCCGCTGGAGAAGACGGGTTCGCCGTGGCGCCCGGACAGGTGGCGCTGGGCGATCGCCGCATCCCCGTCGACATGCGCGGCGCAATGGCGCTGCGCTTCGGCCATATCCCTCACTCTCACATCGTCTCGGCGGCGGACGTCCTGCGGCAGGGCTTCCCGGCCGATGCCTTTGCGGGGCGCATCGTTCTGGTCGGGCTTTCGGCGGAAGGGACCGCCGACATCGTCGCCACGCCGATGGCGGCTGAAGGTTTCGGCACGCTCGTCCAGGCGCAGGCGGTCGATGCGATATTGCGGAAGGGATGGCTCGGCCGACCGGCCGGGGCGGCAGCGGTCGAGTGGGGAGCAGGACTGGTGCTCGCCTTGTTGTGCATCGGCCTGTTGCCGGTCCGATCCCGCTGGCGCTGGGCCCCGCTGCTCGGCTGCGTCGCGGTTGCCGCAGCGTGCTGGGTGTCGTTCGACCAGTTTTCTCTGCTGCTCGATCCGATCCGCCCGGTCATGCTCGCAGCTGGCGCGGCGTTGGGGAGCGCGACCGGGCTGTTCGTCGAGGCACGGCGCGAGCGGGAGCGGCTGCGCGAGACGCTGCTCCAGGAACGACTGGCCGCCGCCGCCACCGAGGGCGAGTTGCAGGCTGCGCGATCGATCCAGATCGGCATGCTGCCGCCGCGCGCGGAGCTGGCACGGACCGATCCGAGGCTCGACGTCGATGCTGTGCTCGAGCCGGCCAGGTCGATCGGTGGCGATCTCTACGACGTCATCCGGCTCGACGCGGACCGGGTCGCCTTCATTCTGGGCGATGTGACCGGCAAGGGGGTTCCCGCCGCCTTGTTCATGGCGTTGTCCAAGGCGCTCGCCAAAAGCGTCGCTTTGCGCGGGCTGCCCGACCTCGCCGAGGTGGCGTTCGTGCTCAATGAAGAACTGATGCGCGACAATGGCGAGGCGATGAACGTCACGATGGTCATCGGCGTGATCGACCTGACGAACGGGGAGGTCCGGCTGGTGAATGCCGGTCATGAAGACCCGCTCCACGTCGACCTCGCCGGACAGGTGGCGGTACACCGGCTCGACGGGGGGCCGCCTTTCTGCATCGTCGACTTTCCCTATCCCGAGGAACGGCTCGTGCTTCGGCCGGGTGAAGCGCTGGTGCTGATCTCCGACGGGGTGAGCGAAGCGCAGGATCAGGCCGGCACCCTGTTTGGCCACGATCGGCTGACGGGGGTCCTCGGCGGCCTCTCCGGCGCGACGGCTATGGTCGACGGACTGCGCGACGCGGTGAGGCTGTTCGAGAGGGGCTGCGACCCGAGCGACGACCTTACCATTCTCGCCCTGCGCTATCTCGGCCCGCAGGCTGGAAGCGCGGGCGCTATCGAACGATGACCTCGACGCGTCGGTTGGCCGGCGAAGCATAATTATCGCCCTTGTCCTCAAGCGGCTCGCGCTCGCCGCGCCCGACTGCCGTCAGCAGGGCCGGTTCGATGCCCAGGTCGGCCAGGGCCTTGACCACTTCCTCCGCGCGCCGCTCCGACAGCACGTCATTGTCTTCCACCTTGCCGACCGTGTCGGTGTGACCGGTGACCTGCACTTCCGCACCGGGCCGCTCCGCAACCTCCTTCTTCAGGAAGTCGAGGCCGGGCTGCGATTCCGGGGTCAGTCTGGTCGTTCCCTGCTGGAAATAGAGCCGCAACCGGACCGGCGGTGGCGGCAGCGCCTGAAGAAGCGCCAGGCGTCGCGCATTGAGCTTGTCCGGGTTGATCGCACGGGTCTTCGGCCGGCCCGAAAGATTGGTGCTGCTGTTGAGCTCTGTCACGACATAGTCGACCGGCTTGCCATTTTCCTCGAGCACGGCGACCGCGCCCTGCTTCCCCTCTTCGCTGGGAAGAAGGGTCAGGGTCGGTCCGGTCGCGCAGGCGCTCAGACAGGAGACCAGCAGGAGGGACGCGATGGTCCGGCGGATCATTTGGGTACCTCCACGATGAAGCGGGTACCCCGAACGCCCAGAAGCGACGTCGGGGTCCGTACTTTCATCGCATCGCGCTTCGACTTGGCGATCTGGCCCGAGACGACCGCAAGCGATCCTCGATCGACCCGCGTCACGAAGGCGCCGGCCTGGGTGGTGCGGTTATAATCGAACTGGTCGACCGCGATGCGGCTGTTCGGTCCTACCGAGAAGCGGGTGTCGTCGATGAAGGTCAGGCTGAGCTGCCCGTCCTTGCCGGTCACCAGAACATCGCCGGGCTGCAGCTGAAACCCCGGCGAGGGGGTCAGTCGCCCGGCGCCACGTTCGATGGACGTGACGCCGGTCGCGCGCTTGATGCGGGCGATCTCGGCCCAGGCAGGTTGGGCCGCCAGCAGCACGCCCGAAAGGATAAGCAAAGCCCGTTTCATGATTCTCGCCATCCCCATGACCAGCAACTCGTGACATAGCGCATTAATGGCTGACCGGGACTCGAAATCGGCGCAGGTAACCATAGGTTGCAATGGCGCCACGGCCGTTGCGGTGCTCACCGCCGCGGCAAGATCTTTCGCCGGCGATGTGGGCCTCGCGCCGCCGACCGCCGCCCGGCTGGCGATCCTCGTCGAGGAACTGGTGACGAACGCACGCGAACATGGCGGTGTGTCCGATGCCGACCGGATAGAACTCGCTCTGGGTGTGGAGCAGGGGGCGCCCTGTCTGACCTTGCGCGATCCCGGCCGTCCGTTCGATCCCCGGCTGCAAGCCACGGGTGGCCCCAATCCCGAGCGCGGCGGTGGCGCTGGCCTGGAGCTCGTCCGAAACTGGGCGGAGATCGTCGACTATCGGCGGGCGGACGGATGGAACGAACTGCGCCTGCGCCTGCGCGCGGCGTGACGGTCGGTCCGACGCGCCGTTATGTTACGACGCTCTTGCGGCGGGCCTTTCGCTGCCCGGGGTCAGGGGCTATGGCAGGCGCTTATCCGCTGACGGGGAAATGACGTTGCAACTGTCCGCTACCGCCGCCGCCGCGGCCATACATTTCAGCGATCTGGGCCTGGATCCGATCGCTCTCGATCTCGGTATCCTTCAGATTCACTGGTATTCGCTGGCCTACATCACCGGCATCCTGCTCGGCTGGTATTATCTTACGCGGCTGATCGCGCAGCCCAATCCGCCGATGGAGCGGCGGCATGCCGACGACTTCGTCTTCTACGCGACCCTGGGCATATTGATCGGCGGGCGCCTCGCCTATGTCTTCTTCTACCAGCCCGAAATCCTCATGCACCCGCTCGACATATTCAAGCTGTGGGAGGGCGGCATGTCCTTCCACGGGGGCGCGCTGGGCGTTTCGGTGGGCATATTCTATATGGCGCGGCGCGACGGGCTCAGCTGGCTGCGTATCCACGACTATATCGCCTGCTGCACGCCGTTCGGACTGTTCTTCGGCAGGCTCGCCAATTTCGTGAACGGAGAGCTGTGGGGACGGCCGACCGATGTTCCCTGGGCCGTCATCTTCCCGGCCGCACCTGACGGCCTGCCCCGCCATCCCAGCCAGCTTTACGAGGCTGGTCTCGAGGGGCTGCTGCTGGGGCTGGTTCTCGCCTTTTTCTTCTGGCGGACCAACGCGCGTAACCAGCCGGGCAAGCTCGTGGGCATCTTCCTGCTCGGCTATGGCCTGAGCCGCTTCTTCGTCGAGTATTTCCGCGAGCCGGACATCCAGCTCGGCACGCTGAGCTGGGGGCTGACCATGGGCCAGACGCTGACTTTGCCGATGATCGTCGGCGGAGTCTATCTGATCGCCACCGCATCGCGTCGCCGGTCGATCGACGCCCGTGGGTAAGCATTTGCTAACCATGATATATTATGGTGCTGCGATTTGAACAGCGCAGAAGCAGGCTGATGGAGAGTAACGAGGACTTCGCCCACGCGCTGAGTCAGCGGATCAGGGAGCGGGGCAAGATCAGCGTCGCCGACTATATGGGGGCGTGCAACGCGCATTATTATGCCTCGCACGATCCGCTCGGCGCGCAGGGCGATTTCATCACTTCGCCCGAGGTCAGCCAGATGTTCGGCGAGATGATCGGCCTGTGGTGCGCCGACCTCTGGGCCCGTTCGGGGGCCGAGATCGTTCATTATGTCGAGCTGGGGCCGGGGCGGGGGACGCTCGCGGCCGATGCGCTTCGCGCCTTGGCCTCGCAGCGTCGTCACCCGCATGTGCATTTCGTCGAGACCAGCCCGGTGCTGCGGGAACAGCAGCGGCAGCGCGTTCCGAACGCGATCTGGCACAGCGCGATAGAAACGCTGCCCACCGACGCCCCGATGCTGGTGATCGCCAACGAGTTCTTCGACGCGCTGCCCTATCGGCAATATATCAAGACCTATTCTGGCTGGCGCGAACGCATGGTCACGCTCGACGATGACGGCTTTCGCGCGGTTCCCGGCGACAAGCCCGCGGAGAAGAAGGTGCCCGAGCATCTGCACGATGCCGTTGCCGGCAGCATCTATGAGACGTCGCCCGACGGACTGGCAGTGGCACGGGCGCTCGCGGGGCAGGTGGCGCGCCAGGGCGGGGCGGTGCTGGCTATCGATTATGGTCATGAGAATTACAATGCCGGCGACACGCTTCAGGCGCTCAACGCTCATGCCTATGCCGA encodes the following:
- a CDS encoding class I SAM-dependent methyltransferase, giving the protein MESNEDFAHALSQRIRERGKISVADYMGACNAHYYASHDPLGAQGDFITSPEVSQMFGEMIGLWCADLWARSGAEIVHYVELGPGRGTLAADALRALASQRRHPHVHFVETSPVLREQQRQRVPNAIWHSAIETLPTDAPMLVIANEFFDALPYRQYIKTYSGWRERMVTLDDDGFRAVPGDKPAEKKVPEHLHDAVAGSIYETSPDGLAVARALAGQVARQGGAVLAIDYGHENYNAGDTLQALNAHAYADVFSNPGANDLTAHVDFTAMARVGKLGGARVQGPVSQSFFLNTLGITARAATLARAHPERTDEIGIALHRLTADEEMGTLFRAIALVSPSWPPAAGFTGV
- a CDS encoding MBL fold metallo-hydrolase, producing the protein MLVRFWGTRGSLAVAQTATSIRDKIAGALVAAQGRRFADKAEALAFVEGELDFAAGATYGGATTCIEIETDAGDGSFLLCDFGTGAREFGINAFGRMAAGHKREFNIFMSHLHWDHIGGFPFFGPAFDPASRIVIHSGHPDAEQAFRRQQEEISFPVAFDWLRAKIEFRTLVPGETYAIGGVQVEMMEQNHSHRSFGYRFTDAAGKTAIFSTDSEHKIEAMEDEEEVARFFREADLVICDTMYSLADAVSMKEDWGHSSNIVAIDICHQAAARRLALFHHEPVYSDADIERMHKESIRYEELTRRDQPLEVLCAYDGLEVKL
- a CDS encoding FecR family protein encodes the protein MKRALLILSGVLLAAQPAWAEIARIKRATGVTSIERGAGRLTPSPGFQLQPGDVLVTGKDGQLSLTFIDDTRFSVGPNSRIAVDQFDYNRTTQAGAFVTRVDRGSLAVVSGQIAKSKRDAMKVRTPTSLLGVRGTRFIVEVPK
- the lgt gene encoding prolipoprotein diacylglyceryl transferase, producing MTLQLSATAAAAAIHFSDLGLDPIALDLGILQIHWYSLAYITGILLGWYYLTRLIAQPNPPMERRHADDFVFYATLGILIGGRLAYVFFYQPEILMHPLDIFKLWEGGMSFHGGALGVSVGIFYMARRDGLSWLRIHDYIACCTPFGLFFGRLANFVNGELWGRPTDVPWAVIFPAAPDGLPRHPSQLYEAGLEGLLLGLVLAFFFWRTNARNQPGKLVGIFLLGYGLSRFFVEYFREPDIQLGTLSWGLTMGQTLTLPMIVGGVYLIATASRRRSIDARG
- a CDS encoding ATP-binding protein, with the protein product MADRDSKSAQVTIGCNGATAVAVLTAAARSFAGDVGLAPPTAARLAILVEELVTNAREHGGVSDADRIELALGVEQGAPCLTLRDPGRPFDPRLQATGGPNPERGGGAGLELVRNWAEIVDYRRADGWNELRLRLRAA
- a CDS encoding CHASE2 domain-containing protein codes for the protein MFAVFTTALAGPELRTSLFDLWQRLSPRDLSASPVRVVMIDSESLEAIGPWPWPRYHIARLVEEIAARKPAAIGLDMLFPEPDRIRPDIFAAFYPELGGPARAEVLALPSMDGLFGQVVAHAPVILGRAATPAAGSDPAGLVVDPVIKGDPPADLAAQPRAVANIGPLEQAALGHGLLNGPPDRDGTVRSVPLLMRVGARPMPGFAVEVARVAAGEDGFAVAPGQVALGDRRIPVDMRGAMALRFGHIPHSHIVSAADVLRQGFPADAFAGRIVLVGLSAEGTADIVATPMAAEGFGTLVQAQAVDAILRKGWLGRPAGAAAVEWGAGLVLALLCIGLLPVRSRWRWAPLLGCVAVAAACWVSFDQFSLLLDPIRPVMLAAGAALGSATGLFVEARRERERLRETLLQERLAAAATEGELQAARSIQIGMLPPRAELARTDPRLDVDAVLEPARSIGGDLYDVIRLDADRVAFILGDVTGKGVPAALFMALSKALAKSVALRGLPDLAEVAFVLNEELMRDNGEAMNVTMVIGVIDLTNGEVRLVNAGHEDPLHVDLAGQVAVHRLDGGPPFCIVDFPYPEERLVLRPGEALVLISDGVSEAQDQAGTLFGHDRLTGVLGGLSGATAMVDGLRDAVRLFERGCDPSDDLTILALRYLGPQAGSAGAIER
- a CDS encoding OmpA family protein codes for the protein MIRRTIASLLLVSCLSACATGPTLTLLPSEEGKQGAVAVLEENGKPVDYVVTELNSSTNLSGRPKTRAINPDKLNARRLALLQALPPPPVRLRLYFQQGTTRLTPESQPGLDFLKKEVAERPGAEVQVTGHTDTVGKVEDNDVLSERRAEEVVKALADLGIEPALLTAVGRGEREPLEDKGDNYASPANRRVEVIVR